Proteins co-encoded in one Flavobacterium sp. M31R6 genomic window:
- a CDS encoding MoxR family ATPase, whose product MSDVTAIQNLVEKRNELKKEIAKIIVGQEAVVDQILLCIFSGGHALLVGVPGLAKTLLVNTLAQALGLDFKRIQFTPDLMPSDILGSEILDENRQFKFIKGPIFSNIILADEINRTPPKTQAALLEAMQERSVTIAGANHKLSLPYFVLATQNPIEQEGTYPLPEAQLDRFMFAIKLEYPSFEEEVQVVKRTTADSNVKINALFTAQEIIDFQHLIRRIPVADNVVEYAVTLVSKTRPDNVLSNGFVKNYLDWGAGPRASQNLILAAKANAAFHGKFSPDIEDVKAVATGILRHRIIKNYKADAEGISEEMIIDKLI is encoded by the coding sequence ATGTCGGATGTAACTGCGATACAAAATTTAGTTGAAAAGCGTAACGAATTAAAAAAAGAAATTGCCAAAATTATTGTTGGTCAAGAAGCGGTTGTTGATCAAATTTTGCTTTGTATTTTCTCAGGAGGTCATGCCTTGTTGGTTGGAGTTCCTGGACTGGCCAAAACTTTATTGGTAAATACATTGGCGCAAGCTTTAGGATTGGATTTTAAAAGAATTCAATTTACACCAGATTTAATGCCATCGGATATATTAGGAAGTGAAATATTAGATGAAAATAGACAGTTTAAATTTATAAAAGGGCCTATATTTTCCAATATTATTTTGGCTGATGAAATCAATAGAACTCCTCCAAAAACACAAGCGGCTTTGTTAGAAGCAATGCAAGAAAGATCGGTTACGATTGCTGGCGCCAATCATAAATTGAGTTTGCCTTATTTTGTATTGGCTACGCAAAATCCTATTGAGCAGGAAGGAACTTATCCTTTACCTGAAGCGCAATTAGACCGATTTATGTTTGCCATAAAATTGGAATATCCTTCTTTTGAGGAAGAAGTTCAAGTAGTGAAGCGTACAACTGCAGATTCTAATGTAAAGATAAATGCATTGTTTACAGCTCAAGAAATTATAGATTTTCAGCATTTGATTCGTCGAATTCCTGTTGCTGATAATGTGGTCGAATATGCCGTAACACTGGTAAGTAAAACTCGTCCTGATAATGTGCTTTCCAATGGTTTTGTGAAAAATTATCTGGATTGGGGAGCTGGGCCTAGAGCATCGCAGAATTTGATTTTGGCTGCCAAAGCTAATGCTGCTTTTCATGGTAAATTTTCACCAGATATTGAAGATGTAAAAGCAGTTGCAACCGGGATATTAAGACACCGAATCATTAAAAACTACAAAGCTGATGCTGAAGGAATTTCTGAGGAAATGATAATTGATAAGCTGATTTAA
- a CDS encoding DUF2971 domain-containing protein, with protein sequence MNWKYEFRQLIESCDENIANIEKAQILKNQNIPSKLYKYRPINEYSLNNLVEDTVWLNSPNDYNDPYEFYENIDFKALNNAITKKHMNEFLEMMKSKIQVSQEIIEKAKESDDPFEIIGKALMKENQYSDLKFDTFFNFISEYVAKNNQRLSSEKLEFIQDSMKVSSFCEENNQFLMWSHYSDSHRGFCIEYDIDRWNKSDIRRRILFPILYQDEVYNSTPHLLKSINGTEWNNLYPLLSGSTKSKNWEYEKEWRFIINFGASFLRQNYPMNCQTKVFLGYKISENHKNEIIEICKKKNLPVFQTKLTGNYKLDFEEI encoded by the coding sequence ATGAATTGGAAATACGAATTCAGGCAATTAATAGAATCTTGTGATGAAAACATAGCTAATATTGAAAAAGCTCAAATTCTAAAAAATCAAAATATACCATCAAAACTCTATAAGTATAGACCTATAAACGAATATTCTCTTAATAACCTTGTAGAAGATACAGTTTGGCTAAATAGCCCAAACGATTATAATGACCCTTATGAATTTTATGAAAACATTGATTTCAAAGCGCTAAACAATGCTATAACTAAAAAGCATATGAATGAATTCCTTGAAATGATGAAAAGTAAAATTCAAGTTAGTCAAGAAATAATCGAAAAAGCAAAAGAAAGTGATGATCCGTTTGAAATAATTGGTAAAGCTTTAATGAAAGAAAACCAATATTCTGATTTAAAATTTGATACATTTTTCAACTTCATTTCAGAATATGTGGCAAAAAACAACCAAAGACTTAGTTCAGAGAAACTTGAATTCATTCAAGATTCAATGAAGGTAAGTTCGTTTTGTGAAGAAAACAATCAGTTTCTTATGTGGAGTCATTATTCAGATTCTCACCGTGGATTTTGCATTGAATACGATATTGATCGGTGGAACAAATCCGATATAAGAAGAAGAATTTTATTTCCAATTCTTTACCAAGATGAAGTTTATAATTCTACACCGCATTTACTAAAGTCAATAAATGGAACTGAATGGAATAATTTATATCCGTTATTATCGGGTAGTACAAAATCAAAAAATTGGGAATATGAAAAAGAATGGAGATTTATAATAAATTTTGGAGCTTCATTTCTTAGGCAAAATTATCCAATGAACTGTCAAACTAAAGTTTTTCTTGGTTACAAAATATCAGAAAACCATAAGAATGAAATTATTGAAATTTGTAAAAAGAAAAATTTACCAGTTTTTCAAACAAAACTAACAGGTAATTATAAGTTAGACTTCGAAGAAATTTAA
- a CDS encoding alpha-amylase, which yields MKKPIFKMLLLTALLAGLYSCNSSDEITNSDTSATTPFKVINVTTHDGRPFSLGISKTSLTGKYVDNPGGGVMMQAFYWDVPSGGNWWNTVGTKVTAWGNAGIGSIWLPPASKAQNGAFSMGYDPTDYFDFGDYNQNGSVETRFGSKTELVNLITKAHAENMKVYADIVINHNSGGASESNPFTGTNTWTNFTGIASGKFKRTYADFYKNSFGNNDEGSFGGFPDLCHAAPNVQDWLWKRTDGVGKYYKNTMKFDGWRFDYVKGFGSWVIRDWNANVGGFSVGELWDSNVNVLNDWANNANSSVFDFACYYKMNDAFDGNNLNLLTDDMMWKRNPYKAVTFVTNHDTDEIWAKELAYAYILTHEGYPTIFYRDYEEWLNKAKLNNLIWIHNNKATGNTSILYADNDEYIARRNGYNGNPGLVVYINNSTATLERWIQTNWSSKQIKDFTGNSTWYPTTQGDQWVKIQCPPKSYTVWSLNI from the coding sequence ATGAAGAAACCAATTTTTAAAATGCTTTTATTAACCGCTCTACTGGCGGGACTTTATTCGTGCAATTCATCGGATGAAATCACTAATTCAGACACATCAGCCACAACACCTTTCAAGGTTATAAATGTGACAACACATGACGGTCGCCCATTTAGCCTCGGAATTTCAAAAACATCTCTTACTGGAAAATATGTTGACAATCCTGGAGGAGGTGTAATGATGCAAGCCTTTTACTGGGATGTCCCTTCTGGTGGAAATTGGTGGAATACTGTCGGAACAAAAGTAACAGCTTGGGGAAATGCAGGTATTGGTTCAATCTGGCTACCGCCAGCCTCTAAAGCTCAAAACGGAGCTTTCTCAATGGGATATGATCCTACCGATTACTTTGATTTTGGAGATTATAATCAAAATGGTTCTGTAGAAACTCGTTTTGGCTCAAAAACTGAATTAGTCAATTTAATCACAAAAGCTCACGCCGAAAACATGAAAGTCTATGCTGACATTGTAATCAACCACAACAGTGGAGGAGCTTCTGAAAGCAATCCATTTACAGGAACTAACACTTGGACAAATTTTACGGGGATAGCATCTGGAAAATTCAAAAGAACGTACGCCGATTTTTACAAAAATTCCTTCGGCAACAATGACGAAGGTTCATTTGGAGGATTTCCAGATTTATGTCATGCCGCACCAAATGTGCAAGATTGGCTTTGGAAAAGAACAGACGGTGTAGGTAAATATTACAAAAACACCATGAAATTTGACGGATGGAGATTTGACTACGTTAAAGGTTTCGGTTCCTGGGTAATAAGAGACTGGAATGCAAATGTCGGCGGATTTTCTGTTGGAGAATTGTGGGATTCCAACGTAAACGTTCTGAATGACTGGGCAAACAATGCAAACAGCTCTGTATTCGATTTTGCTTGCTATTATAAAATGAATGACGCTTTTGATGGAAATAATCTAAATTTATTGACCGACGACATGATGTGGAAAAGAAATCCATATAAAGCAGTCACTTTTGTAACCAATCACGATACTGATGAAATTTGGGCAAAAGAATTAGCCTATGCATACATTCTTACTCATGAAGGTTACCCAACAATTTTTTACAGAGATTATGAAGAATGGCTTAATAAAGCAAAATTGAATAACCTTATCTGGATTCACAACAACAAAGCTACAGGAAACACTTCAATATTATATGCTGATAACGACGAATATATCGCCCGAAGAAATGGTTATAATGGCAATCCTGGATTAGTAGTTTACATTAATAATTCTACAGCTACCTTGGAAAGATGGATTCAAACTAATTGGAGTTCAAAACAAATCAAAGACTTTACAGGAAATTCTACTTGGTATCCTACAACTCAAGGAGATCAATGGGTAAAAATACAATGTCCGCCAAAAAGTTATACTGTTTGGTCACTAAACATCTAA
- a CDS encoding aconitate hydratase, whose product MAFDIEMIKKVYANMKTRVDAAREIVGRPLTLTEKILYSHLWDGTVKQAYGRGVDYVDFAPDRVACQDATAQMALLQFMHAGKKTVAVPTTVHCDHLILAKNGAKSDLAVANTQSKEVFDFLSSVSNKYGIGFWKPGSGIIHQIVLENYAFPGGMMIGTDSHTVNAGGLGMLAIGVGGADAVDVMSGMSWELKFPKLIGVKLTGKLSGWTAPKDVILKVADILTVKGGTGAIVEYFGEGATSMSCTGKGTICNMGAEIGATTSTFGYDDSMRRYLTATDRQDVVDAADKVASYLTADPEVYANPEQYFDQLIEINLSELEPHINGPFTPDRGTPVSKMKAEAAANGWPIKIEWGLIGSCTNSSYEDMARAASIVNQAVEHGITPKAEFGINPGSEQIRYTIERDGIIATFEKMGTKVFTNACGPCIGQWDRAGADKEEKNTIVHSFNRNFSKRADGNPNTHAFVTSPEMVAALAISGRLDFNPLTDTLMNDNGEAVKLTAPFGDELPKRGFDVEDAGFQAPAEDGSSVKIVVSETSDRLQLLAPFDPWDGKNITGAKLLIKAFGKCTTDHISMAGPWLRFRGHLDNISNNMLIGAVNAFNQTANSVKNQLTGAYEAVPAVARAYKAAGIPSIVVGDHNYGEGSSREHAAMEPRFLGVKAVLVKSFARIHETNLKKQGLLGLTFANEADYDKIQEDDTINFTDLVDFAPGKPLSIEFVHADGSKDIILANHTYNASQIGWFVAGSALNLIAAEANA is encoded by the coding sequence ATGGCTTTTGATATTGAAATGATAAAAAAAGTGTACGCCAACATGAAAACTCGTGTTGATGCAGCACGCGAAATAGTTGGTCGCCCGCTTACTTTAACGGAGAAGATTTTGTACAGTCACCTTTGGGATGGGACTGTTAAACAAGCTTACGGAAGAGGAGTTGATTATGTTGATTTTGCTCCAGACAGAGTTGCTTGTCAAGATGCAACAGCTCAAATGGCATTGCTGCAATTTATGCATGCAGGAAAGAAAACAGTTGCAGTACCAACTACTGTTCACTGTGATCACTTGATTTTAGCTAAAAACGGTGCTAAATCTGATTTAGCGGTAGCAAATACTCAATCTAAAGAAGTTTTTGATTTTCTATCATCAGTTTCTAATAAATATGGAATTGGTTTCTGGAAACCGGGATCTGGAATTATTCATCAAATTGTTTTAGAAAACTACGCTTTCCCAGGCGGAATGATGATCGGTACCGATTCACATACTGTAAATGCAGGTGGGTTGGGAATGTTGGCTATCGGTGTTGGTGGTGCAGATGCTGTGGACGTAATGTCTGGAATGTCTTGGGAGCTGAAATTTCCTAAATTAATTGGAGTGAAATTGACTGGAAAATTATCGGGTTGGACAGCTCCAAAAGACGTTATCCTAAAAGTAGCCGATATTCTTACCGTAAAAGGCGGAACTGGAGCTATCGTAGAATATTTTGGGGAAGGAGCAACTTCAATGTCTTGTACAGGAAAAGGAACTATCTGTAATATGGGGGCCGAAATTGGTGCCACAACATCTACATTTGGTTATGATGATTCTATGCGCAGGTATTTAACGGCTACAGATCGTCAGGATGTGGTTGATGCTGCCGATAAAGTAGCTTCTTACTTGACTGCCGATCCAGAAGTTTATGCTAATCCGGAACAATATTTTGACCAACTTATTGAAATCAACTTATCAGAATTAGAACCACATATCAACGGGCCTTTCACGCCAGACCGCGGAACTCCAGTTTCAAAAATGAAAGCGGAAGCTGCTGCAAATGGATGGCCAATAAAAATTGAGTGGGGATTAATTGGTTCTTGTACCAACTCTTCTTACGAAGACATGGCTCGTGCAGCATCAATCGTAAATCAGGCTGTTGAACACGGAATTACCCCAAAAGCGGAGTTCGGAATCAATCCAGGATCGGAACAAATTCGTTACACTATTGAAAGAGATGGTATCATAGCCACTTTCGAAAAAATGGGAACCAAAGTATTCACCAATGCTTGTGGACCATGTATCGGACAATGGGATAGAGCAGGAGCAGATAAAGAAGAGAAAAACACTATCGTGCATTCATTCAACCGTAATTTCTCCAAAAGAGCAGATGGTAACCCAAATACGCACGCTTTTGTAACTTCGCCAGAAATGGTCGCTGCATTGGCTATTTCAGGAAGATTGGATTTCAATCCATTGACAGATACTTTAATGAATGATAATGGAGAAGCTGTAAAATTAACCGCTCCGTTTGGTGACGAATTACCAAAAAGAGGTTTTGATGTTGAAGATGCAGGTTTTCAAGCACCGGCCGAAGACGGATCAAGCGTTAAGATTGTAGTAAGCGAAACTTCAGATCGTTTACAGTTATTGGCACCTTTTGATCCATGGGACGGTAAAAACATTACTGGTGCTAAATTACTAATCAAAGCTTTCGGAAAATGTACTACAGATCACATCTCTATGGCAGGACCATGGTTGCGTTTCCGTGGACATTTAGATAATATTTCTAACAATATGCTGATTGGTGCTGTCAATGCATTCAACCAAACTGCAAATTCTGTTAAAAACCAATTGACTGGTGCTTATGAGGCAGTTCCTGCTGTAGCTCGTGCCTACAAAGCAGCCGGAATACCTTCTATTGTTGTGGGAGATCACAACTATGGTGAAGGTTCTTCTCGCGAGCATGCGGCTATGGAGCCTCGTTTCTTGGGCGTAAAAGCAGTGTTGGTAAAATCATTTGCCCGTATCCACGAAACGAATCTTAAAAAACAAGGTCTGTTAGGATTGACATTTGCCAACGAAGCCGATTATGACAAAATCCAAGAGGATGACACGATCAACTTCACTGATTTGGTTGATTTCGCTCCAGGAAAACCTTTGAGTATAGAATTCGTTCACGCCGACGGAAGCAAAGATATCATCTTGGCTAACCATACTTATAATGCAAGTCAAATAGGTTGGTTTGTTGCAGGTTCTGCATTGAACCTAATTGCGGCTGAAGCTAACGCATAA
- a CDS encoding bifunctional aconitate hydratase 2/2-methylisocitrate dehydratase, with the protein MTYKDYIQEIEERKNQGLNPKPIDGAELLSEIIVQIKDLNNEYREDSLKFFIYNVVPGTTPAANVKANFLKEIVLGQSVVAEITPAFALELLSHMKGGTSIKVLLDLALGNDVAIAKQAAEVLKTQVFLYEADTDRLEAAFKSGNEIAKDILESYAKAEFFTKLPEIAEEIKVITYIAGEGDISTDLLSPGNQAHSRSDRELHGKCLISPEAQAEIKALATANPDKSVMLIAEKGTMGVGSSRMSGVNNVALWTGKQASPYVPFINIAPIVAGTNGISPIFLTTVDVTGGIGLDLKNWVKKLDENGNVVRNESGDPVLEEVYSVATGTVLTINTKTKKLYNGDKELIDISKAFTPQKIEFIKAGGSYAIVFGKKLQTFASKTLGIPIVPVYAPSKEVSIEGQGLTAVEKIFNKNAVGTTPGKILHAGSDVRVTVNIVGSQDTTGLMTSQELESMAATVISPIVDGAYQSGCHTASVWDNKSKANIPRLMKFMNDFGLITARDPKGVYHSMTDVIHKVLNDITVNEWAIIIGGDSHTRMSKGVAFGADSGTVALALATGEASMPIPESVKVTFKGDMKGYMDFRDVVHATQAQMLKTFGGENVFQGRIIEVHLGTLNADQAFTFTDWTAEMKAKASICISEDYTLIESLEMAKGRIQIMIDKGMDNKNEVLKGLIAIADKRIAEIISGEKPALRPDANAKYYAEVVVDLDVIAEPMIADPDVNNADVSKRYTHDTIRPLSFYGGVKKVDLGFIGSCMVHKGDMKILAHMLKNIDEQEGKVEFKAPLVVAPPTYNIVDELKAEGDWEILQKYSGFEFDDNVPKAAARTSYENMLYLERPGCNLCMGNQEKAAKGDTVMATSTRLFQGRVVEDTEGKKGESLLSSTPVVVLSTILGRTPTIEEYKTAVEGINLTKFAPSHKLLVK; encoded by the coding sequence ATGACTTATAAGGATTACATTCAAGAGATTGAAGAAAGAAAAAACCAAGGGCTTAACCCGAAGCCAATTGATGGTGCTGAATTGCTAAGCGAAATCATTGTACAAATTAAAGATTTGAATAACGAGTACAGAGAGGATTCTCTTAAATTCTTTATTTATAATGTTGTACCAGGAACTACTCCTGCTGCTAATGTTAAAGCTAATTTTTTAAAAGAAATCGTTCTAGGTCAATCAGTAGTTGCTGAAATTACTCCTGCTTTTGCGTTAGAGTTGTTGTCACACATGAAAGGTGGAACTTCTATAAAGGTATTACTTGATTTAGCTTTAGGTAATGATGTTGCTATTGCAAAACAAGCTGCTGAAGTTTTAAAAACACAAGTTTTTCTTTATGAGGCCGATACAGATCGTTTAGAAGCAGCTTTCAAAAGTGGTAACGAGATAGCTAAGGATATTCTAGAGAGCTACGCTAAGGCTGAGTTTTTTACTAAATTACCTGAGATTGCAGAAGAAATTAAGGTAATTACATATATTGCTGGTGAAGGAGATATTTCAACTGATTTACTTTCTCCAGGAAACCAAGCGCACTCTCGTTCAGATCGTGAACTTCATGGAAAATGTTTAATTTCTCCTGAAGCACAAGCTGAAATTAAAGCATTAGCAACAGCTAATCCTGATAAGAGCGTGATGTTAATCGCTGAAAAAGGTACTATGGGTGTGGGTTCTTCAAGAATGTCAGGTGTAAACAACGTGGCGCTTTGGACTGGAAAACAAGCAAGTCCATATGTTCCATTTATTAATATTGCTCCAATCGTTGCAGGAACAAATGGTATTTCTCCAATTTTTCTAACAACTGTTGATGTTACTGGTGGTATTGGTCTTGATCTTAAAAACTGGGTAAAAAAGCTTGACGAAAATGGTAACGTTGTTCGTAATGAAAGCGGTGATCCTGTTCTAGAAGAAGTATACTCTGTTGCTACTGGTACTGTTCTTACAATTAACACAAAAACAAAAAAACTTTACAACGGCGATAAAGAATTAATAGATATTTCTAAGGCATTTACTCCTCAGAAAATTGAATTTATAAAAGCTGGTGGTTCTTATGCTATCGTGTTTGGAAAAAAACTGCAAACATTTGCTTCAAAGACTCTTGGTATTCCTATTGTTCCTGTTTATGCTCCGTCAAAAGAAGTTTCTATTGAAGGACAAGGTCTTACCGCTGTAGAAAAGATATTTAATAAAAATGCTGTTGGAACAACTCCGGGTAAAATTTTACATGCTGGTTCAGATGTTCGTGTTACTGTAAATATTGTAGGTTCACAAGATACAACTGGTTTGATGACTTCTCAGGAGTTAGAGTCTATGGCTGCTACTGTGATTTCACCAATCGTTGACGGCGCTTATCAATCGGGTTGTCACACAGCTTCAGTCTGGGATAATAAATCGAAAGCAAATATTCCTAGATTAATGAAATTCATGAACGACTTCGGATTAATCACTGCTCGTGACCCGAAAGGCGTTTATCATTCAATGACTGATGTAATTCACAAAGTACTTAATGATATTACTGTAAATGAGTGGGCTATCATCATTGGTGGTGACTCTCATACAAGAATGTCTAAAGGGGTTGCTTTTGGTGCTGACTCAGGAACTGTTGCTCTTGCTCTTGCTACTGGTGAAGCTTCAATGCCAATTCCAGAATCAGTAAAGGTAACTTTCAAAGGAGATATGAAAGGATATATGGATTTCCGTGATGTAGTTCATGCTACACAAGCTCAGATGCTTAAAACATTTGGTGGAGAAAATGTATTCCAAGGAAGAATTATTGAGGTTCACTTAGGAACTCTTAATGCGGATCAAGCGTTTACGTTTACGGACTGGACAGCAGAAATGAAAGCAAAAGCTTCTATCTGTATTTCTGAAGATTATACTTTGATCGAATCACTAGAGATGGCGAAAGGTAGAATTCAGATTATGATCGACAAAGGAATGGATAACAAAAATGAAGTTCTTAAGGGATTGATTGCTATAGCTGATAAGAGAATCGCTGAAATTATATCAGGTGAAAAACCAGCGCTAAGACCAGATGCAAACGCTAAATATTATGCAGAAGTTGTTGTAGATCTTGATGTGATTGCTGAGCCAATGATTGCAGATCCAGATGTTAATAATGCTGATGTTTCTAAAAGATATACTCACGATACCATCAGACCTTTATCTTTCTACGGAGGGGTTAAAAAAGTAGATCTTGGATTTATCGGTTCTTGTATGGTTCACAAGGGAGATATGAAAATTCTAGCTCACATGCTTAAAAATATTGATGAGCAAGAAGGTAAAGTAGAGTTTAAAGCGCCACTAGTTGTAGCACCTCCTACTTATAATATTGTTGATGAATTAAAAGCAGAAGGGGACTGGGAAATTTTACAAAAATACTCTGGTTTCGAATTTGACGATAACGTTCCTAAAGCTGCGGCACGCACATCATACGAAAACATGTTGTATTTAGAGCGCCCTGGTTGTAACCTTTGTATGGGTAACCAAGAAAAAGCTGCCAAAGGAGATACTGTAATGGCAACTTCTACTCGTCTTTTCCAAGGAAGAGTTGTTGAAGATACTGAGGGTAAAAAAGGAGAATCATTACTTTCTTCTACACCAGTTGTGGTATTATCTACAATCCTTGGTAGAACTCCAACTATTGAAGAATATAAAACTGCAGTAGAAGGAATCAATCTAACTAAGTTTGCACCTTCTCATAAGTTATTAGTTAAATAA
- a CDS encoding peptidylprolyl isomerase: MKSITNKVMLTFFLLFSALTFVNAQEVIKDSVVAVAKPVVPSGKKLKIDGVVATVGDYIILDSDIDKGFLEITASGGSVKDVTRCQILGNLLEQKLYAHQAVQDSIIVSDSEVKGMMDERLSYMIEQIGSMDKLVKYYQKDSEEEFRTYFFDVLKEQKLTSEMTKKIVEKVEITPEEVREFFKKIPTADLPVFGAELEVAQIVVKPKVTDEDKKKVIDKLNSFRKECLEGSSFATKAVLYSEDPGSSKNGGYYKMTRKTPFLKEFKDVAFSLAEGEISEPFETIYGYHIIYVEKIKGQEIELRHILISPVVSQESLKEAKEKITLIRKKIEDKEITFAEAARTMSDEKETRANGGTLVNPKTQDTRFELTKMDPSIYSQVSNLKDNEISMPFLEDVQGKKDYKIMIVTNRIDSHTADYAKDYIKIKDLALKEKQFKAIGKWFDTKIKDTYIKIVDEYKDCTFVNNWVKK; encoded by the coding sequence ATGAAATCCATAACCAACAAAGTTATGCTGACTTTTTTTCTTTTGTTTTCTGCTTTAACCTTTGTAAATGCTCAAGAAGTTATAAAAGATAGTGTTGTTGCTGTTGCAAAACCAGTAGTTCCTTCTGGAAAAAAACTTAAGATTGATGGAGTTGTAGCCACTGTTGGGGATTATATTATTCTGGATTCTGATATTGATAAAGGTTTTTTGGAGATTACGGCTTCAGGAGGATCAGTAAAAGATGTAACTAGATGTCAAATTTTAGGTAATCTGTTAGAGCAAAAATTGTACGCTCATCAAGCGGTTCAGGATAGTATCATAGTTAGCGATTCTGAAGTAAAAGGGATGATGGACGAAAGATTAAGTTATATGATCGAGCAAATCGGATCTATGGATAAGTTAGTTAAATACTATCAAAAGGATTCAGAAGAAGAGTTTAGAACTTATTTCTTTGATGTTTTGAAAGAGCAAAAGCTTACATCTGAAATGACAAAAAAAATTGTTGAAAAAGTTGAAATAACTCCTGAAGAAGTTCGTGAATTTTTTAAAAAAATACCAACTGCAGATTTACCTGTTTTTGGTGCAGAATTAGAAGTAGCCCAAATCGTGGTAAAGCCTAAAGTGACTGATGAAGATAAGAAAAAGGTAATTGATAAACTGAATAGTTTTAGAAAAGAATGTCTTGAAGGATCGAGTTTTGCGACCAAAGCAGTATTGTATTCAGAAGATCCAGGATCCAGTAAAAATGGAGGGTATTATAAAATGACCCGTAAAACTCCTTTTCTAAAAGAGTTTAAAGATGTCGCGTTTAGTCTTGCTGAAGGTGAGATTTCGGAACCTTTTGAAACTATTTATGGGTATCATATAATTTATGTGGAAAAGATTAAAGGCCAGGAAATTGAATTGAGACATATATTGATATCTCCAGTAGTTTCTCAAGAATCTTTGAAAGAGGCTAAAGAGAAAATTACTTTGATAAGAAAGAAGATTGAGGATAAAGAAATCACTTTTGCGGAAGCGGCAAGAACAATGTCTGATGAAAAAGAAACGAGGGCTAATGGTGGAACTTTGGTGAATCCTAAAACACAAGATACACGTTTTGAATTGACTAAAATGGATCCTTCTATATATAGTCAGGTTTCTAATTTGAAAGATAATGAAATTTCTATGCCGTTTTTAGAAGATGTTCAGGGGAAAAAAGATTATAAAATTATGATTGTAACCAACAGAATAGATTCGCATACTGCTGATTATGCTAAGGATTATATCAAGATTAAAGATCTAGCCTTAAAAGAAAAACAATTTAAAGCGATTGGAAAATGGTTTGACACTAAGATAAAGGACACTTATATTAAAATAGTTGATGAATATAAAGATTGTACTTTTGTAAATAATTGGGTTAAAAAATAA
- a CDS encoding transposase, with amino-acid sequence MSEKYKVIDSTVPTFITITVVDWVDLFVRPVYCNILDESLNYCIKEKGLSVHAYVYMTSHIHLIVSAFDGELQNVIRDFKKYTSKKLIVAIQEHPESRREWLLRKFSFEAQKSGRAKNYKLWKDGFHPVILDTLEKMEQRVKYIHYNPVEAEIVFHERDYVNSSYRNYEEDNTVFCNLKVEPLW; translated from the coding sequence ATGTCTGAGAAGTACAAAGTTATAGATAGTACAGTGCCCACTTTTATTACTATTACTGTTGTTGATTGGGTTGATTTGTTTGTACGTCCCGTTTATTGCAATATCTTAGATGAATCTTTGAATTATTGTATCAAGGAAAAAGGATTGAGCGTACATGCCTATGTCTATATGACAAGTCATATTCATTTAATAGTTTCTGCATTTGATGGGGAGTTGCAAAATGTGATACGTGATTTTAAGAAGTATACCTCTAAAAAATTAATAGTAGCAATACAAGAACATCCAGAAAGTAGACGAGAATGGTTGTTACGAAAATTTAGTTTTGAAGCTCAAAAATCAGGAAGAGCTAAGAATTATAAATTATGGAAAGATGGTTTTCATCCCGTTATTTTAGATACTTTAGAAAAAATGGAACAACGTGTAAAATACATACATTATAATCCAGTTGAAGCAGAAATTGTTTTTCATGAAAGAGATTATGTAAATAGTAGTTATAGAAATTATGAAGAAGATAACACTGTATTTTGTAACTTAAAAGTTGAACCATTATGGTAA